One stretch of Leishmania braziliensis MHOM/BR/75/M2904 complete genome, chromosome 16 DNA includes these proteins:
- a CDS encoding putative peroxisome assembly protein — MAPTGTYLPMTRCILRALTDDGYREVMSKPLGSYSLQWEIAQNHATLCLHQVVDGTDTYPSLCVVDLLPSTHCSLSTDTAVTMVVLPPGPISSDNAGKSIAEEAYHDEVLASCVAIHLNRSLRGATALATARALEDLLIEDEAIVRVSGGCHDCVFVVNALGAAAKRSSCSAAMMVSPELFRNLRAALYSHPSQVLMSSMQSVNYSDTVLYLSVDAFQAVEDESGELLHRSAAVQKCALTKIVLCPAVNDAAMTELYGLYYPDLCALFTAAAASAWEGRLVSTGDVLYFEEDTLNMVAQRLEGVDVLETVARVLSHEVRKWAETWVDEHVSSRHLLALRVTRLESQGVSVPFGILHNCGNGADTVEVALVHQRNSFDWDVTPVWAPSPAHGLAAVSVYARLRGVLRSVVTPSLERGVHTFVVHGIKENLPREFVECAVTEFGLPILLASAEGMREAELERLTRTFLGDTCGAATVLIVHNAHTIADSCPHLLSVLDEVSSGVPASVAESRPPGSRILFLLCESLEAVPPMIAARATNTDGVLECRNPSEDDRALFIAPLLQWSCERHRVHASILLSPRTLAGWTVGLTYADIVALVEACVRDAAHSAQCTGEALAVVSDVSCESVVQSYLKSHGHSVVSTKLQPVRWSDVGGLEEAKRELREMIQLPILHPEMFENGMKKRTGVLFYGPPGCGKTLLAKAVATEMNMNFMFVKGPELINQYVGESEKNIRLLFQRARDNSPCIVFFDEIDALAPARGAKGDAGGVMDRIVSQLLVEVDGVGQKCSDGTAGGDVFIIGATNRPDLLDPALLRPGRFDRLCYLGIPSTRDEQLFTLKALTRKFDMHADVDLLAVLEPLDFVYTGADFFALCSDAMMFAVEDALEEVPGQTTTDALAETMAAGTPHATLPPATSAAEEESRPIKVSMEHFLRARAQLMPSVTKADLHKYEALQHKFNKSSKR, encoded by the coding sequence ATGGCCCCGACGGGCACCTACTTGCCCATGACGCGCTGCATCTTGCGTGCGCTGACAGACGATGGATACAGGGAGGTAATGAGCAAGCCTCTGGGGTCGTACTCACTGCAGTGGGAGATAGCGCAGAATCATGCGACTCTATGTCTGCATCAGGTCGTCGATGGCACAGACACCTATCCGTCCCTGTGTGTCGTGGACCTGCTCCCATCCACCCACTGCAGCCTCAGCACTGATACGGCAGTTACAATGGTGGTTCTTCCACCCGGCCCCATTTCTAGTGACAACGCCGGCAAAAGTATCGCGGAGGAAGCTTACCACGATGAGGTCCTGGCCAGCTGTGTTGCTATTCACCTTAACAGAAGCCTCCGCGGAGCGACGGCGCTCGCCACAGCACGCGCTCTCGAGGATCTCCTCATCGAAGATGAGGCTATCGTGCGGGTGAGTGGCGGTTGCCACGATTGCGTGTTTGTGGTGAATGCGTTGGGGGCAGCTGCCAAACGGTCGTCGTGCAGCGCGGCGATGATGGTGAGTCCCGAGTTGTTTCGCAACTTACGAGCTGCCCTCTACAGTCATCCATCACAGGTGCTCATGTCATCCATGCAGTCGGTGAACTACTCTGACACGGTGCTGTACCTTTCCGTGGACGCTTTTCAGGCAGTAGAAGACGAGTCTGGCGAGCTTCTTCACAGGTCTGCCGCTGTACAGAAGTGCGCCCTCACAAAGATTGTTTTGTGCCCTGCGGTAAACGATGCAGCGATGACAGAGCTGTACGGGCTCTACTACCCTGACCTATGCGCACTGttcaccgctgccgcagcgtccGCTTGGGAGGGCCGCCTCGTCAGCACAGGCGACGTTCTCTACTTTGAAGAGGACACGCTCAACATGGTGGCTCAGCGACTCGAAGGCGTGGATGTGCTGGAGACTGTGGCCCGCGTGCTGTCGCATGAGGTGCGCAAATGGGCAGAAACGTGGGTGGACGAACACGTCTCCAGCCGCCATCTCCTAGCCCTGCGCGTTACACGGCTGGAGAGCCAAGGCGTCTCAGTCCCCTTTGGTATTCTGCACAACTGTGGTAATGGGGCGGACACCGTCGAGGTGGCGCTCGTGCATCAGCGTAACAGCTTCGACTGGGACGTCACACCGGTGTGGGCACCGTCGCCAGCGCATGGACTTGCCGCGGTCAGTGTGTACGCTCGCCTCCGCGGTGTGCTGCGCAGTGTCGTGACGCCATCGCTGGAGCGCGGCGTGCACACCTTCGTTGTTCATGGGATCAAAGAGAACCTGCCGCGTGAGTTTGTCGAGTGCGCTGTTACGGAGTTTGGTCTTCCAATTCTTCTTGCATCTGCAGAGGGAAtgagggaggcggagctggagcggTTGACCCGCACATTTCTCGGCGACACGTGTGGCGCGGCGACCGTGTTGATCGTTCACAACGCGCACACAATCGCTGACTCGTGTCCGCACTTGCTGTCAGTTCTTGACGAGGTGAGCAGTGGTGTGCCAGCGTCGGTGGCAGAGAGTCGACCGCCGGGATCTCGCATActttttctcctctgtgAATCTCTTGAGGCGGTGCCACCGATGATCGCAGCTCGCGCCACCAACACAGACGGGGTGCTGGAGTGCCGCAACCCATCCGAGGACGACCGAGCTTTGTTCATTGCACCGCTGCTCCAGTGGAGCTGCGAGCGCCATCGCGTCCATGCAAGCATCCTTCTGTCTCCGAGGACGCTCGCCGGCTGGACGGTGGGTCTGACATACGCCGACATAGTGGCGCTTGTGGAAGCGTGCGTCCGCGATGCCGCACATAGCGCACAGTGCACCGGAGAGGCACTGGCAGTCGTCAGTGACGTCTCGTGCGAGTCTGTGGTGCAGTCGTATCTCAAGTCACACGGACACAGTGTGGTGTCCACCAAGCTGCAGCCCGTCCGGTGGAGCGATGTGGGTGGGCTGGAGGAAGCCAAGCGGGAGCTACGCGAAATGATCCAACTCCCCATCCTACATCCCGAGATGTTCGAGAATGGCATGAAGAAGAGGACAGGTGTTCTCTTTTACGGCCCCCCCGGCTGCGGTAAGACCCTTCTGGCCAAAGCTGTCGCCACGGAGATGAACATGAACTTTATGTTTGTCAAGGGACCCGAGCTGATCAACCAGTACGTTGGTGAGAGCGAAAAGAACATTCGGCTCTTGTTTCAGCGGGCACGTGACAACTCGCCGTGCATTGTATTCTTCGATGAGATCGATGCACTGGCGCCAGCGCGTGGCGCGAAGGgcgacgccggcggcgtCATGGACCGGATCGTGTCTCAGCTcctggtggaggtggacggCGTTGGCCAGAAGTGCTCTGACGGCACGGCAGGTGGCGACGTGTTCATCATTGGCGCCACGAATCGACCTGACCTGCTCGATCCCGCGCTCCTGCGCCCTGGCCGCTTTGACCGCTTGTGCTACCTCGGTATCCCATCGACGCGCGACGAGCAGCTCTTTACCCTCAAGGCGCTGACCCGCAAGTTCGACATGCATGCCGACGTTGATCTCTTGGCAGTGCTGGAGCCGCTGGACTTTGTGTACACCGGCGCTGACTTCTTCGCTCTGTGCTCGGACGCCATGATGTTTGCCGTAGAGGACGCTCTGGAGGAGGTGCCAGGGCAGACCACGACCGATGCGCTAGCGGAGACCATGGCTGCTGGTACACCACACGCCACTCTTCCACCTGCGACGTCAGCGGCTGAGGAGGAATCGAGGCCGATAAAGGTCTCCATGGAACACTTCCTCCGTGCTCGGGCACAACTGATGCCCTCCGTAACGAAGGCGGACCTTCACAAGTACGAAGCCCTTCAACATAAGTTCAACAAGTCGAGCAAGCGCTAG
- a CDS encoding anti-silencing protein a-like protein, which produces MTTRVELRKVQVLGPTSSKFDDPIRMHLVLEVFEKPPKDAIDVTFTWSPVWDFPVDQELDEMEVGPLTTLGRHEFTIESDPPNVADIPDPTGPTALIVSLKYKGQEFLHIGYNVIVTCDGDLPDVFTSTEQLTRHIGMCYPKVRHIAWDEATSAAPSFSDSSSESASESGEGPTKRAKRERAVQS; this is translated from the coding sequence ATGACGACGCGGGTGGAGCTACGTAAAGTGCAGGTGCTGGGTCCCACTTCCAGCAAGTTCGACGACCCGATTCGCATGCACCTCGTGCTTGAAGTGTTTGAAAAGCCGCCCAAAGACGCAATCGACGTAACCTTCACCTGGTCACCAGTGTGGGACTTCCCTGTTGACCAGGAGCTAGACGAGATGGAGGTGGGGCCTCTCACAACGCTCGGGAGGCACGAGTTCACTATCGAAAGCGATCCACCGAACGTGGCCGACATCCCAGATCCCACCGGTCCAACTGCCTTGATCGTGTCCCTCAAGTATAAGGGTCAAGAGTTTCTTCACATTGGGTACAACGTCATAGTGACCTGCGACGGTGACCTGCCCGATGTCTTCACCTCAACCGAGCAGCTCACCCGCCACATTGGAATGTGCTACCCCAAAGTACGCCACATTGCATGGGACGAAGCGACCTCTGCTGCACCATCGTTCTCTGATTCCAGCTCGGAGAGCGCCTCGGAAAGCGGGGAAGGTCCTACGAAGCGCGCTAAAAGAGAGCGTGCAGTGCAGTCCTAG
- the PRMT6 gene encoding arginine N-methyltransferase, type I, which produces MQHQEDYASDASKDEQYFESYADLSVHKAMLRDRPRMNFYKTLLTDRSVVEGKVVVDVGSGSGILSCWAAQSGAAHVLSIEASSLAEVQRQIISDNGVAGRVTVIPCTVEEVVAAGVEVFLHTHPCVRLHGGVALVVSEWMGFYLFHECMLPSVIRARNFFREVNAALQSSLPVCMLPSNGRLLAAPITLKPYYAETFAAFWDSVDDVCLHALGKLDFQEHIEATSPLVDVMPPRALLHDGAVFWEGSFDTLSIDDLSSIVAARTFDFSTCITTASAKASLVETGHFTVDGFTLWFQVSYGDAVLDTSPLAPPTHWKQTTVLLPREFRDVQAVSFHDLYEQLELSLRLTAKDLAQRCYRIEFELN; this is translated from the coding sequence ATGCAACACCAAGAGGACTACGCATCCGATGCCTCCAAGGATGAGCAATACTTTGAGAGCTATGCGGACCTCAGCGTCCACAAGGCCATGCTTCGCGACCGCCCACGCATGAACTTCTACAAGACACTGCTCACTGACAGGTCTGTTGTCGAGGGCAAGGTGGTCGTCGACGTGGGCTCTGGCTCGGGCATCTTATCCTGCTGGGCAGCCCAGTCAGGCGCCGCGCACGTACTCTCTATTGAGGCATCCTCCCTCGCGGAGGTACAGCGGCAAATCATTTCGGACAACGGTGTGGCCGGCCGCGTCACTGTAATCCCGTGCACCGTCGAGGAGGTTGTTGCTGCCGGTGTGGAGGTCTttctgcacacacacccgtGTGTCCGCCTTCACGGTGGCGTAGCGCTTGTAGTCTCAGAGTGGATGGGCTTCTACCTCTTCCACGAGTGCATGTTGCCGTCTGTCATACGAGCTCGTAATTTTTTCCGAGAGGTGAACGCAGCACTTCAGTCATCGCTCCCAGTCTGCATGCTCCCCTCCAACGGGCGACTCCTGGCTGCGCCCATCACACTCAAGCCCTACTACGCGGAGACCTTTGCTGCCTTTTGGGACAGCGTGGACGATGTCTGCCTGCACGCCCTCGGCAAGCTTGACTTCCAGGAGCACATCGAGGCCACATCGCCGTTGGTCGACGTCATGCCGCCGCGTGCTCTACTGCACGACGGTGCGGTCTTTTGGGAAGGCAGCTTTGACACCCTTTCCATTGACGACCTCTCTAGCAtcgtggcggcgcgcacCTTTGACTTCTCCACTTGCATcaccaccgcttccgcaAAGGCGAGCCTTGTCGAGACAGGCCATTTTACTGTGGACGGCTTTACTCTGTGGTTTCAGGTGAGCTACGGCGATGCCGTTCTTGATACGTCTCCGCTGGCCCCACCAACGCACTGGAAGCAGACTACAGTTCTCCTGCCGCGGGAGTTCCGTGATGTGCAGGCGGTATCGTTTCACGACCTCTATGAGCAGTTGGAGCTGAGCCTCCGACTTACGGCGAAAGACCTTGCGCAGCGGTGCTACAGGATTGAGTTTGAACTCAACTAG